A stretch of Ammospiza caudacuta isolate bAmmCau1 chromosome 18, bAmmCau1.pri, whole genome shotgun sequence DNA encodes these proteins:
- the SNAP29 gene encoding synaptosomal-associated protein 29, producing MSALPRSYNPFAEDEEEDVAPAGPGGAGGAERQRYLQQEVLRRTAATADSTTRSLSLLYESERIGVAASEELVRQGEALKRTEQMVDKMDQDLKTSQRHINSIKSVWGGLVNYFKAKPPESKPEQNGAPEYYANSRLKEAMMSSKEQESKYQESHPNLRKLDNSDNDFNKAELVSSVQSDAYPKNQQLRAYHQKIDTNLDEMSSGLSRLKSLALGLQTEIEEQDDMLDRLTKKVETLDVNIKNTDRKVRQL from the exons ATGTCGGCGCTCCCGAGGAGCTACAACCCGTTCGcggaggacgaggaggaggatgtgGCGCCGGCGggccccggcggggcgggcggcgcggagCGGCAGCGGTacctgcagcaggaggtgctgcgCCGCACGGCCGCCACCGCCGACAGCACCACCCGCTCCTTGTCGCTGCTCTACGAGTCCGAGCGCATCGGCGTGGCCGCCTCCGAG GAGCTCGTCCGGCAGGGAGAGGCTCTGAAGCGCACGGAGCAGATGGTGGATAAAATGGACCAGGACTTGAAAACGAGTCAAAGGCACATCAACAGCATCAAGAGTGTCTGGGGGGGCTTGGTAAACTACTTCAAAGCCAAACCCCCAGAGAGCAAGCCAGAGCAGAATGGAGCCCCTGAATACTATGCTAACAGCAG GTTAAAAGAAGCAATGATGTCTAGTAAAGAACAAGAGTCAAAATACCAGGAAAGCCATCCAAATTTAAGGAAGCTAGATAATTCAG ACAATGACTTCAACAAAGCAGAGTTAGTTTCTTCAGTGCAAAGTGATGCCTACCCAAAGAACCAACAACTGCGAGCTTACCACCAGAAAATTGATACCAACTTAG ATGAGATGTCCTCTGGGCTGAGTCGCCTGAAGAGCCTTGCTCTCGGCCTGCAGACTGAGATAGAGGAGCAGGATGACATGTTGGATCGACTCACAAAGAAAGTAGAGACACTGGATGTCAACATTAAAAACACTGATAGGAAAGTCCGACAGCTTTAA